The Mesorhizobium sp. M1D.F.Ca.ET.043.01.1.1 genome contains a region encoding:
- a CDS encoding MFS transporter, whose translation MAEVAVQRASGRGIWGWMFFDWAAQPFFTVVTTFIFGPYFASRMVSDPVMGQAAWAWGIAAAGLVIAVLSPVLGSIADQTGPRKPWIAFFAAIKIVSLTLLWLAAPGSNVFLIVLLFSLASVAAEFSTVFNDSMMPRLVPKSEIGRISNIAWGLGYLGGMIALIFVILFMAGNLETGKTIIGLDPILGLDPKLGEDARATGPMSAGWYFLFILPMFFFTPDAAKGIPIGPAVREGLSELKSTLAEARKRGGIFRFLVARMIYQDGVNALLTQGGVFAAAMFGWSITEIGIFGIILNVVAIFGCWIAARLDTALGSKAVVMIALVMLTVATAGIISTGPGFTLLGLIQLPLTDSNGLFGTAAEKAYILYGLLVGLAFGPVQASSRSYMARSVTAAESGRYFGIYALSGRATSFMAPFLLATISWATDSARLGMAVIILFLAVGMAILTRTPYPADKPVE comes from the coding sequence ATGGCTGAAGTAGCAGTGCAGCGGGCCTCGGGGCGCGGCATCTGGGGCTGGATGTTCTTCGACTGGGCGGCGCAGCCTTTCTTCACCGTCGTCACCACTTTCATCTTCGGGCCCTACTTCGCCTCGCGCATGGTCAGTGATCCCGTCATGGGCCAGGCTGCCTGGGCCTGGGGCATCGCCGCCGCGGGGCTGGTCATCGCCGTGCTCTCGCCGGTGCTCGGCTCGATCGCCGATCAGACCGGGCCGCGCAAGCCGTGGATCGCCTTCTTCGCGGCGATCAAGATCGTCAGCCTCACGCTGCTGTGGCTTGCCGCCCCCGGCTCGAACGTCTTCCTGATCGTGCTGCTGTTCTCGCTGGCCTCGGTGGCTGCGGAGTTCTCGACTGTTTTCAATGATTCGATGATGCCGCGGCTGGTGCCGAAGAGCGAAATCGGGCGCATCTCCAATATCGCCTGGGGGCTGGGCTATCTCGGCGGGATGATCGCGCTGATCTTTGTCATTCTGTTCATGGCCGGCAATCTGGAAACCGGCAAAACGATCATCGGCCTCGACCCGATCCTGGGGCTCGACCCGAAGCTCGGCGAGGATGCCCGCGCCACCGGGCCGATGTCGGCCGGCTGGTACTTCCTGTTTATCCTGCCGATGTTCTTCTTCACCCCGGATGCCGCCAAGGGCATTCCGATCGGGCCGGCGGTGCGCGAGGGGCTGTCGGAGCTGAAGTCGACACTGGCAGAGGCGCGCAAGCGCGGCGGCATCTTCCGCTTCCTTGTCGCCCGCATGATCTATCAGGACGGTGTCAACGCGCTGCTTACGCAGGGCGGTGTGTTCGCCGCCGCGATGTTCGGCTGGTCGATCACCGAGATCGGCATCTTCGGCATCATCCTCAATGTCGTCGCCATCTTCGGCTGCTGGATCGCTGCCCGCCTCGACACCGCGCTCGGCTCCAAGGCGGTGGTGATGATCGCGCTGGTGATGCTGACCGTGGCCACCGCCGGGATCATCTCGACCGGACCCGGCTTCACGCTGCTCGGCCTGATACAGCTCCCGTTGACCGATTCCAACGGCCTGTTCGGCACCGCCGCCGAAAAGGCCTACATTCTCTACGGCCTGCTGGTCGGCCTTGCCTTCGGCCCGGTGCAGGCCTCGTCGCGCTCCTACATGGCGCGCAGCGTCACGGCCGCCGAATCGGGCCGCTATTTCGGCATCTACGCGCTGTCCGGACGAGCGACGAGTTTCATGGCGCCATTCCTGCTGGCAACCATCAGCTGGGCCACCGATTCAGCCCGGCTCGGCATGGCGGTGATTATCCTGTTCCTCGCTGTCGGCATGGCGATCCTCACCAGGACACCCTACCCGGCCGACAAGCCGGTAGAGTAG
- the purH gene encoding bifunctional phosphoribosylaminoimidazolecarboxamide formyltransferase/IMP cyclohydrolase, whose product MAVPAKNIPAPDLVPVRRALLSVFDKTGLIDFARALAAAGVELVSTGGTAKAIAEAGLAVRDVSELTGFPEIMDGRVKTLHPSVHGALLGVRDDPEHAKAMHDHHIAPIDLVVSNLYPFEEVRRSGAGYASIVENIDIGGPAMIRASAKNHAYVAIVTDPADYASVLNALEMNLGSLSLDFRKKLAAKAFARTATYDAAISGWFAEALEIEHPTWRAFGGRLDQVMRYGENPHQGAGFYLSGDKRPGVATARQLQGKQLSYNNINDTDAAFELVGEFDPARSAAIAIIKHANPCGVGEGATLKAAYAKALACDPVSAFGGIVAMNRILDAEAAEEIVKTFTEVIIAPDATDEATAIVAAKKNLRLLTTGGLPDPRAAGTLAKSVAGGLLVQSRDNAVVDDLALKVVTKRAPTPAEMAALKFAFRVAKHVKSNAIVYAKDGATVGIGAGQMSRVDSSRIAARKALDAAEAAGLAEPLTKGSVVASDAFFPFADGLLSAIEAGATAVIQPGGSMRDEDVIAAADEHGIAMVFTGVRHFRH is encoded by the coding sequence ATGGCCGTCCCCGCCAAGAACATTCCGGCGCCAGACCTCGTTCCGGTTCGCCGCGCGCTGCTTTCCGTTTTCGACAAGACCGGCCTGATCGACTTTGCCAGGGCGCTTGCCGCCGCCGGCGTCGAGCTGGTCTCCACCGGCGGCACGGCGAAGGCGATCGCCGAGGCCGGCCTTGCGGTCCGCGACGTATCAGAGCTCACCGGTTTTCCCGAGATCATGGACGGCCGCGTCAAGACCTTGCATCCGTCGGTGCATGGCGCCCTGCTCGGTGTCCGCGACGATCCCGAGCACGCCAAAGCCATGCACGACCACCATATCGCGCCGATCGACCTCGTCGTCTCCAACCTCTATCCGTTCGAGGAAGTCCGCCGCTCCGGCGCCGGCTACGCCTCGATCGTCGAGAATATCGACATCGGCGGCCCGGCCATGATCCGCGCCTCGGCCAAGAACCACGCCTATGTCGCGATCGTCACCGATCCCGCCGACTATGCCTCGGTGCTCAACGCGCTGGAGATGAACCTCGGCTCGCTGTCGCTCGATTTCCGCAAGAAGCTGGCGGCCAAGGCCTTTGCCCGCACCGCGACCTACGACGCGGCGATCTCCGGCTGGTTCGCCGAGGCCCTCGAGATCGAGCACCCGACCTGGCGCGCCTTCGGCGGCCGTCTCGACCAAGTGATGCGCTATGGCGAGAACCCGCACCAGGGCGCCGGCTTCTATCTCTCGGGCGACAAGCGGCCGGGCGTCGCCACCGCCAGGCAGCTGCAGGGCAAGCAGCTTTCATACAACAACATCAACGACACCGACGCCGCCTTCGAGCTGGTCGGCGAATTCGATCCGGCCCGCTCTGCGGCGATCGCCATCATCAAGCACGCCAACCCGTGCGGTGTCGGCGAAGGCGCGACGCTGAAGGCGGCCTACGCCAAGGCGCTCGCCTGCGATCCGGTCTCGGCCTTTGGCGGCATCGTCGCCATGAACCGCATCCTCGACGCCGAAGCGGCCGAGGAGATCGTGAAGACCTTCACCGAAGTCATCATCGCGCCCGACGCCACCGATGAGGCCACGGCGATCGTCGCGGCGAAGAAGAACCTGCGCCTTCTCACCACCGGCGGCCTGCCCGATCCGCGCGCGGCGGGCACGCTGGCGAAATCGGTCGCCGGCGGCCTCTTGGTGCAGAGCCGCGACAATGCGGTGGTCGACGATCTCGCGCTGAAGGTGGTGACGAAACGTGCGCCGACGCCGGCCGAGATGGCCGCCCTCAAATTCGCCTTCCGCGTCGCCAAGCACGTCAAGTCGAACGCCATCGTCTACGCGAAGGACGGCGCGACCGTCGGTATCGGCGCCGGCCAGATGAGCCGCGTCGATTCCTCGCGCATCGCCGCCCGCAAGGCGCTCGATGCGGCTGAAGCCGCCGGCCTGGCCGAGCCGCTGACCAAGGGCTCGGTCGTCGCTTCGGACGCCTTCTTCCCCTTCGCCGACGGCCTGCTGTCGGCGATCGAGGCCGGCGCCACGGCGGTGATCCAGCCGGGCGGCTCGATGCGCGACGAGGATGTCATCGCCGCCGCCGACGAGCACGGCATCGCCATGGTGTTCACAGGGGTCAGGCATTTCAGGCATTGA
- a CDS encoding heparinase II/III family protein: MALVAASTTRLWTLVAREFWRKARRRLRAGPIYRWRYSGRTPERVLIAPPDLRLADPQIALEIYYGRYPLSGHMVETGGKSPFQIDVPNRGWQKTLHGFRWLRHMRAAGTELAAANARALVSDWIAMHGNQISGVAWEPGTTAKRVIAWLQHSSVVLQGAEFPFYRAFLKSLAMQVRYLRSMAREMPDGKDRLRARIALAFAALSLPAPASALRSATRNLAEELDHQILPDGGHVSRNPMTVLELLADLLPLRQTYANQAEAPPSALINAIDRMLPALRFFRHQDGSLARFNGMGATIHDRIATILRHDDTVGAPLLHAPHSGYERLSMGGVTVIADTGTPPPVDVSNAAHAGCLAFELSSGRQHFIVNAGIDTYGAAEFRPLARATAAHSTATVNDTSSARFSHSLRVSDLLGSPLIGGPQHVPCKRIDQKGVHGFVARHDGYAARFGFVHERELKLTTNGNVLTGRDRFLRPGGGAIRNNGRDFVTVRFHIHPDIGMLQDGQDRLTLAATQGDTWVFTCAEVGPQVEESIYFAGLGGPRRSRQIVLAFKASEIAEVHWQLTRTNIAGYPENN, from the coding sequence TTGGCACTTGTTGCCGCCAGCACGACGCGTCTTTGGACGCTTGTCGCGAGGGAGTTCTGGCGCAAAGCGCGCCGGCGCCTTCGCGCCGGTCCTATCTATCGCTGGCGTTATTCCGGCCGCACGCCCGAGCGCGTCCTCATCGCGCCGCCGGATCTGAGGCTCGCCGACCCGCAGATCGCGCTTGAAATCTACTACGGCCGTTATCCGCTGTCCGGCCACATGGTCGAGACCGGCGGCAAATCGCCCTTCCAGATCGATGTGCCCAACCGCGGCTGGCAAAAGACGCTGCACGGGTTCCGCTGGCTGCGCCACATGCGCGCCGCCGGCACTGAACTCGCCGCCGCCAATGCTCGCGCCCTGGTCTCGGACTGGATCGCCATGCACGGCAACCAGATATCGGGCGTCGCCTGGGAGCCCGGTACGACCGCCAAGCGGGTGATTGCCTGGCTGCAGCACTCCTCGGTCGTGCTGCAGGGTGCGGAGTTTCCCTTCTACCGCGCCTTCCTCAAATCGCTTGCCATGCAGGTTCGTTATCTCAGGTCGATGGCGCGCGAGATGCCGGACGGCAAGGACAGGCTGCGCGCCCGCATCGCGCTTGCCTTCGCCGCCCTGTCGCTGCCGGCGCCGGCCTCGGCGCTGCGCAGCGCCACGCGCAATCTCGCCGAGGAGCTGGACCACCAGATCCTGCCCGACGGCGGCCATGTCTCGCGCAATCCGATGACGGTGCTGGAACTGCTGGCCGACCTTTTGCCGCTGCGCCAGACCTATGCCAACCAGGCCGAGGCGCCGCCGTCCGCCTTGATCAACGCCATCGATCGCATGCTGCCGGCGCTGCGCTTCTTCCGCCACCAGGACGGCAGCCTCGCCCGCTTCAACGGCATGGGTGCCACCATCCATGACCGCATCGCCACCATCCTGCGCCATGACGACACCGTCGGCGCGCCGCTCTTGCACGCGCCGCATTCCGGCTATGAGCGCCTGTCGATGGGCGGCGTCACGGTGATCGCCGACACCGGCACGCCGCCGCCCGTCGACGTCTCCAACGCCGCGCATGCCGGATGCCTCGCCTTCGAGCTCTCCTCCGGGCGCCAGCACTTCATCGTCAACGCAGGCATCGACACTTACGGCGCCGCCGAGTTCCGGCCGCTGGCGCGTGCCACCGCCGCGCATTCGACCGCCACCGTCAACGACACGTCCTCGGCGCGCTTCAGCCATTCGCTACGGGTCAGCGACCTGCTCGGCTCGCCGCTGATCGGCGGCCCGCAGCACGTGCCCTGCAAGCGCATCGACCAGAAGGGCGTGCACGGCTTTGTCGCCCGCCACGACGGCTATGCCGCGCGCTTCGGCTTCGTGCATGAGCGTGAGCTGAAGCTGACGACCAACGGCAACGTGCTGACCGGCCGCGACCGTTTCCTGCGCCCCGGGGGTGGTGCGATCCGCAACAATGGCCGCGACTTCGTCACCGTGCGCTTTCACATCCATCCCGACATCGGCATGCTTCAGGACGGGCAAGACCGCCTGACGCTCGCCGCCACCCAGGGCGACACCTGGGTGTTCACCTGCGCGGAAGTGGGGCCGCAGGTCGAGGAATCGATCTATTTCGCCGGGCTCGGCGGACCGCGCCGCAGCCGGCAGATCGTGCTTGCCTTCAAGGCCTCGGAAATCGCCGAGGTGCATTGGCAGCTGACGCGCACCAATATCGCCGGCTACCCCGAAAACAACTGA
- a CDS encoding RsmB/NOP family class I SAM-dependent RNA methyltransferase: MVVNGAKRRPQTPGTRDGNPGETTAGLAARKAAARLLAAVIDARTPLDGLTDNEHGHPQYKALDARDRALVRAILVTALRYRMTIAGLLAKRLERPLPANATALSHILHVAAAQILFLDVPDSAAVDLAVTHAKSDPRTLRFSGLVNGLLRSLARAKEAELAPALAATSEAPQWFADRLTAAYGNDKAQAILAAHRHEAPVDFTVKADPTLWAGQLGGIVLPTGTVRVEKLQAAVTDLPGFAEGAWWVQDAAVALPARLFGAIEGLRVADLCAAPGGKTAQLILAGAIVTAVDTSKNRLARLAQNLDRLGMSAELVQTDLLDYRPAELFDAVLLDAPCSSTGTVRRHPDVPWSKTMADVEKLAALQGKLLAHAATLVKPGGRIVFSNCSLDPIEGEDLYRAFLAETSGVTADPIRPGEFAGLDQFLTAEGTLRTTPADLPLESPGISGLDGFFAARMRRAD; the protein is encoded by the coding sequence GTGGTCGTGAACGGAGCAAAGCGCCGACCGCAAACCCCAGGCACACGTGACGGCAATCCGGGCGAGACGACCGCCGGCCTGGCCGCGCGCAAGGCTGCCGCGCGCCTGCTCGCCGCCGTCATCGATGCCCGCACCCCGCTCGACGGGCTGACCGACAACGAGCACGGCCATCCGCAATACAAGGCGCTCGATGCCCGCGACCGCGCATTGGTGCGCGCCATACTGGTCACCGCGCTACGCTATCGCATGACAATTGCCGGACTGCTGGCAAAGCGCCTGGAGCGGCCGCTGCCGGCCAACGCCACGGCGCTCTCGCACATCCTGCATGTCGCCGCCGCGCAGATCCTGTTCCTCGACGTTCCGGACAGCGCCGCCGTCGACCTTGCGGTCACCCACGCCAAGTCCGATCCGCGCACATTGCGCTTCTCCGGCCTCGTCAACGGCCTGCTGCGCTCGTTGGCGCGCGCCAAGGAGGCCGAGCTTGCGCCGGCGCTTGCCGCGACGAGCGAAGCGCCGCAGTGGTTCGCTGACCGGCTGACCGCGGCCTATGGCAACGACAAGGCGCAGGCCATCCTTGCCGCCCATCGGCACGAGGCGCCGGTCGATTTCACCGTGAAGGCCGACCCGACGCTCTGGGCCGGGCAGCTCGGCGGCATCGTGCTGCCGACCGGCACGGTGCGGGTTGAAAAATTGCAGGCCGCCGTCACCGACCTGCCCGGCTTCGCCGAAGGCGCCTGGTGGGTGCAGGATGCGGCAGTGGCTCTGCCGGCACGCCTGTTCGGCGCCATCGAGGGGCTGCGCGTGGCCGACCTTTGCGCCGCGCCCGGCGGCAAGACGGCGCAGCTCATCCTCGCCGGTGCAATTGTCACCGCTGTCGACACCTCGAAGAATCGGCTGGCAAGGCTGGCGCAGAATCTCGACCGTCTCGGCATGTCGGCCGAGCTGGTGCAGACCGACCTGCTCGATTACCGGCCGGCGGAGCTGTTCGACGCGGTGCTGCTCGACGCCCCCTGTTCGTCGACCGGCACCGTGCGCCGGCATCCCGACGTGCCGTGGAGCAAGACCATGGCCGATGTCGAGAAGCTCGCCGCGCTTCAAGGCAAGCTCCTCGCCCACGCCGCCACTCTCGTCAAACCCGGCGGGCGGATCGTTTTTTCCAACTGTTCGCTCGACCCGATCGAGGGTGAGGATCTTTACCGCGCTTTCCTCGCCGAGACTTCCGGCGTGACCGCCGATCCGATCCGCCCCGGAGAATTCGCAGGTCTCGACCAGTTCCTCACTGCCGAGGGCACGTTGCGCACAACGCCTGCCGATCTGCCGCTCGAATCGCCCGGGATTTCCGGTCTGGATGGATTTTTCGCCGCGAGGATGCGAAGAGCCGATTAG
- the htpX gene encoding zinc metalloprotease HtpX, translated as MNTLRTAMLLAAMTALFMGVGFLIGGSGGMIIALLFAAGMNLFAYWNADKMVLRMNDAVEVDAGNAPEFHAIVEALAKQAGLPMPKTYLINNPQPNAFATGRNPENAAVAASTGLLERLSHEEVAAVMAHELAHVQHRDTLTMTIVATLAGAISMLGNFAFFFGGSRDNNNPFGFVGVLVAMLVAPFAAMIVQMAVSRTREYEADRRGAEICGNPLWLASALDKIARGVERIRNPEAERNPATAHLFIINPLHGERMDNLFSTHPSTGNRIAALEQMARETGGAPQAARPQTSAAADEAPAGPWGKSAEPAPPAEPERPKPNPWGRNPTGPRGAGPKGPWS; from the coding sequence ATGAACACGCTTCGCACCGCCATGCTCCTCGCCGCGATGACCGCGCTGTTCATGGGCGTCGGCTTTCTGATCGGCGGCTCGGGCGGCATGATCATTGCCCTGCTGTTCGCCGCCGGCATGAACCTGTTCGCCTACTGGAACGCCGACAAGATGGTGCTCCGGATGAACGACGCCGTCGAGGTCGACGCGGGCAATGCCCCGGAATTCCATGCCATCGTGGAGGCGTTGGCCAAACAGGCCGGCCTGCCGATGCCCAAGACCTATCTGATCAACAACCCCCAGCCCAACGCCTTTGCAACCGGCCGTAACCCTGAGAATGCCGCCGTGGCCGCGTCCACCGGGCTGCTGGAGCGGCTCAGCCACGAGGAGGTCGCGGCGGTGATGGCGCATGAGCTTGCCCATGTGCAGCATCGCGATACGCTCACCATGACCATCGTCGCGACGCTTGCCGGCGCCATCTCCATGCTCGGCAACTTCGCCTTCTTCTTCGGCGGCAGCCGCGACAACAACAACCCGTTCGGCTTCGTCGGCGTCTTGGTGGCGATGCTGGTCGCTCCGTTCGCGGCCATGATCGTGCAAATGGCGGTAAGCCGCACCCGCGAATACGAGGCCGACCGGCGCGGCGCCGAAATCTGCGGAAATCCGCTATGGCTGGCCTCCGCCCTTGACAAGATCGCGCGCGGCGTCGAACGCATCCGCAACCCGGAAGCCGAGCGCAATCCGGCGACTGCGCATCTCTTCATCATCAATCCGCTGCACGGCGAACGCATGGACAATCTGTTCTCGACCCATCCGAGCACCGGGAACCGCATCGCCGCGCTTGAGCAGATGGCGCGCGAGACGGGCGGCGCCCCGCAGGCCGCCAGGCCCCAGACGTCGGCAGCCGCCGATGAGGCGCCGGCCGGGCCGTGGGGCAAGTCGGCCGAGCCCGCGCCGCCGGCTGAACCGGAGCGGCCGAAGCCCAATCCGTGGGGCCGCAACCCGACCGGACCGCGCGGCGCAGGACCCAAGGGTCCGTGGTCGTGA
- a CDS encoding DUF1674 domain-containing protein has protein sequence MSAEPSKTETAEDDMPQRMLTPAAERALAEAEARRKAYREAEARLPKEIGGRGGKEPGRYGDWEVKGLASDF, from the coding sequence ATGTCCGCAGAACCCAGCAAAACCGAAACCGCCGAAGACGACATGCCGCAAAGGATGCTGACGCCGGCTGCCGAGCGTGCCCTGGCGGAGGCCGAAGCCAGGCGCAAGGCATATCGCGAGGCGGAAGCCCGCCTGCCGAAGGAGATCGGCGGCCGCGGCGGCAAGGAACCCGGGCGCTACGGCGACTGGGAAGTGAAGGGTCTCGCCAGCGACTTCTAA
- a CDS encoding HAD-IA family hydrolase, whose translation MFPGRKFAAFLFDMDGTVLNSIAAAERVWTQWANRQGLDVAGFLPTIHGKRAIETISALKLPGVDPVTEADALLKAEAADLEGIVPIPGAVAFLKSLRPERWAIVTSAPRELALLRIAAAGIPVPATMVSAEDVAHGKPAPDCFLLAAKRLGVEARDCLVFEDAPAGIAAGEASGASVMVISTTHVHPVVTQHASIATYDALGVATDDNGWMVVEPQRDAA comes from the coding sequence ATGTTTCCAGGCAGAAAGTTCGCCGCCTTCCTTTTCGACATGGACGGCACAGTCCTCAATTCGATCGCAGCGGCGGAACGCGTGTGGACGCAGTGGGCCAATCGCCAAGGTCTCGACGTCGCGGGCTTCCTGCCGACGATCCACGGCAAGCGCGCGATCGAGACGATCTCGGCGCTGAAGCTCCCCGGCGTCGATCCGGTCACTGAGGCCGATGCGCTGCTCAAGGCCGAGGCCGCGGACCTCGAGGGCATCGTGCCGATCCCCGGCGCCGTGGCGTTTCTCAAGTCGCTGCGGCCGGAACGCTGGGCCATCGTCACCTCGGCGCCGCGCGAGCTCGCGCTGCTGCGCATTGCGGCGGCCGGCATTCCGGTGCCCGCCACGATGGTGTCGGCCGAGGACGTCGCCCACGGCAAGCCGGCGCCCGACTGCTTCCTCCTGGCGGCAAAGCGTCTTGGCGTCGAGGCGCGCGATTGCCTTGTCTTCGAGGACGCCCCGGCCGGCATCGCGGCCGGCGAGGCTTCCGGCGCGTCGGTGATGGTGATCAGCACCACGCATGTCCATCCGGTCGTGACGCAGCACGCCAGCATCGCCACCTACGATGCGCTTGGCGTCGCCACGGACGACAATGGCTGGATGGTCGTCGAGCCGCAGCGCGACGCGGCCTAG
- a CDS encoding transglutaminase family protein, translated as MLIRLGYEIAIECVQATPIISLLDIHPDRHADIKRQTRVLTSPSVPTRTYRDRHNNICRRFTAPPGGFRILYDAVIEDSGGTDEVNRLARETPVADLPDDVLVYLLGSRYCETDHLSGRAWQLFGHLPSGWARVQAIVDYVHSRLSFGYGYARATRTAAQAHEERVGVCRDFAHLAIALCRAMNIPARYVNGYLGDIGVPADPAPMDFSAWIEVFLDGKWYTFDPRHNCPRIGRIVIARGRDATDVPLLHSFGPHKLVLFKVWTYEQEGNRFNPPHRGLDRTISAGMLA; from the coding sequence ATGCTGATCCGGCTCGGCTACGAAATCGCTATCGAATGCGTCCAGGCCACGCCGATCATCTCGCTCCTCGATATCCATCCCGACCGCCATGCCGATATCAAACGGCAGACGCGCGTGCTCACCTCGCCGTCCGTGCCGACCCGGACCTATCGCGACCGCCACAACAATATCTGCCGCCGCTTCACGGCGCCGCCCGGCGGGTTCCGCATCCTTTACGATGCGGTGATCGAGGACAGCGGCGGGACCGACGAGGTCAACAGGCTGGCGCGCGAAACACCGGTCGCGGATCTGCCGGATGACGTGCTGGTCTATCTGCTCGGCAGCCGCTATTGCGAGACGGATCACCTCAGCGGCCGCGCCTGGCAGTTGTTCGGCCATCTGCCGTCCGGCTGGGCCCGCGTGCAGGCGATCGTCGACTATGTCCACAGCCGGCTTTCCTTCGGCTATGGCTATGCCCGCGCCACCCGCACGGCGGCACAGGCGCATGAGGAGCGCGTGGGCGTCTGCCGCGACTTCGCGCATCTGGCGATCGCGCTCTGCCGCGCAATGAACATTCCGGCGCGCTACGTGAATGGCTATCTCGGCGATATCGGCGTGCCGGCCGATCCCGCGCCGATGGACTTCTCGGCCTGGATAGAAGTGTTCCTCGACGGCAAATGGTACACGTTCGACCCGCGCCACAATTGTCCGCGGATCGGCCGCATCGTGATCGCGCGCGGCCGCGACGCCACCGACGTGCCGCTGCTGCACAGCTTCGGCCCGCACAAGCTCGTGCTGTTCAAGGTGTGGACCTACGAGCAGGAAGGCAACCGTTTCAACCCACCGCATCGTGGCCTCGACCGTACGATCAGCGCGGGGATGCTGGCATAA
- a CDS encoding pilus assembly protein has protein sequence MRQFKGLVRGVNGFARDRGGNFAVLFGAAVSVLALGVGFAVNISQIYNARSSLQSVVDAAVTSTARDLTLGVIKEADANQSVQAFLDANSTAGILQADQIVLDKLTIDRTAKTVQADVHADIGLYFPLFSMGNMQRVTTSTTALYSDKKIEVAMMLDITGSMAPNRRAKTNKIGDLQAAASQTVKDLLGQNRDPNDPRIRVAIVPYAEAVNTGGLAGTVFVETEDGPRVPPPIDAPAAVSTTTAPDKCATERKDKDGYADYSSDGPDTLRRNNKGKTYQAKVNRDYRMRTCPAAALVPLTADQDKLLTAIGHFQAAGVTAGGIAAQWGYYMLSPSWRATIADARLGAGPANFDPKKVAKIAILMTDGQFNTAFARGRGAGAWQDEGETSRANAEAICDNMKRDGIEVFTIGFDLNDPSMTAAERDQAKSVLKDCSSADTSSLKHYYEAATGAELSDAFGEITRNIEKLTIDR, from the coding sequence ATGCGGCAGTTCAAAGGTCTCGTTCGTGGGGTGAACGGGTTTGCCCGGGATCGCGGAGGCAATTTCGCGGTTCTGTTCGGGGCTGCCGTATCGGTCCTGGCGCTGGGGGTGGGATTCGCGGTCAATATCTCGCAGATCTACAATGCCAGATCGAGTTTGCAGAGCGTCGTCGACGCCGCCGTGACCTCGACGGCACGCGATCTCACCCTCGGCGTCATCAAGGAGGCCGATGCCAATCAATCGGTGCAGGCATTTCTCGACGCCAACAGCACGGCCGGCATCCTGCAGGCCGACCAGATCGTGCTCGACAAGCTCACGATCGACAGGACAGCGAAAACCGTGCAGGCGGATGTGCATGCCGACATTGGTCTCTATTTCCCGCTTTTCAGCATGGGCAACATGCAGCGCGTGACCACTTCAACCACCGCTCTCTATTCTGACAAGAAGATCGAGGTGGCGATGATGCTCGACATCACCGGCTCGATGGCGCCTAACAGGCGCGCCAAGACCAACAAGATCGGCGACCTGCAAGCGGCCGCATCGCAAACGGTCAAGGATCTTCTGGGACAGAACCGGGATCCCAACGACCCACGGATCCGGGTGGCGATCGTTCCCTATGCCGAGGCGGTCAACACCGGCGGCCTCGCCGGGACTGTATTCGTCGAGACGGAGGATGGACCAAGGGTGCCGCCGCCGATCGATGCGCCGGCGGCGGTCTCCACCACGACGGCTCCCGACAAGTGCGCCACCGAACGCAAGGACAAGGATGGCTATGCCGACTATTCGTCCGATGGCCCCGATACACTTCGCCGAAACAACAAGGGCAAGACCTATCAGGCCAAAGTCAACCGCGACTACCGCATGCGGACATGCCCCGCGGCGGCTCTGGTTCCGCTGACCGCCGACCAGGACAAGCTGCTCACGGCAATCGGTCATTTCCAGGCCGCGGGCGTGACTGCGGGCGGCATTGCCGCGCAATGGGGCTACTACATGCTCTCCCCGTCGTGGCGCGCGACAATTGCCGATGCCCGCCTGGGCGCCGGCCCGGCCAATTTCGATCCGAAAAAGGTGGCCAAGATCGCCATCCTGATGACGGATGGCCAATTCAACACCGCCTTTGCCCGAGGGCGCGGCGCTGGCGCGTGGCAGGACGAGGGCGAGACTTCGCGCGCCAATGCCGAAGCCATTTGCGACAACATGAAGCGCGACGGCATCGAGGTCTTCACCATCGGCTTCGATCTCAATGACCCATCGATGACCGCGGCCGAGCGGGATCAGGCCAAGTCCGTGTTGAAGGACTGCTCGAGCGCAGACACCTCCTCGTTGAAGCACTATTACGAGGCCGCCACGGGCGCCGAGTTGTCAGATGCCTTCGGCGAGATCACCCGCAACATCGAAAAGCTCACCATCGACCGCTGA